One genomic window of Indioceanicola profundi includes the following:
- the flgH gene encoding flagellar basal body L-ring protein FlgH: protein MTITKTAPARLIRRAPVLALALSSLMLNACMATRLAEVGQVPELTHIQHPQAVPGYQPVSMPMPPAPPPVQQANSLWRSGTRAFFKDQRASNVGDILTINIQINDRAQLQNRSSRNRESSDGLSVPGLFGLQRNIARVLPTPSDDTLEGLVDISSAMDNAGGGQIQRTEQIDLQVAALILQVLPNGNLVVQGRQEVRVNYEVRELTITGIIRPEDITSQNTISYEKIAEARISYGGRGHISDVQQPRWGSQVLDIITPF, encoded by the coding sequence ATGACCATCACGAAGACCGCCCCTGCCCGCCTGATCCGCCGGGCCCCGGTCCTGGCTCTCGCCCTGAGCAGCCTGATGCTGAACGCCTGCATGGCCACCCGGCTCGCCGAGGTCGGACAGGTACCGGAACTAACGCACATCCAGCATCCGCAGGCCGTGCCCGGCTATCAGCCGGTCAGCATGCCCATGCCGCCGGCCCCGCCGCCGGTGCAGCAGGCCAATTCGCTCTGGCGGTCCGGCACCCGCGCCTTCTTCAAGGACCAGCGCGCCAGCAATGTCGGCGACATCCTGACCATCAATATCCAGATCAACGACCGGGCACAGCTTCAGAACCGCTCCTCCCGGAACCGGGAGAGCAGCGACGGCCTGTCCGTGCCCGGCCTGTTCGGCCTTCAGCGGAATATCGCCCGCGTCCTTCCGACGCCCAGCGATGACACGCTGGAAGGTCTGGTGGACATCTCCTCCGCCATGGACAACGCCGGCGGCGGCCAGATCCAGCGCACCGAGCAGATCGATCTTCAGGTGGCGGCGCTGATCCTCCAGGTCCTGCCCAACGGCAATCTGGTGGTCCAGGGTCGTCAGGAGGTGCGCGTGAATTACGAGGTCCGCGAGCTGACCATCACGGGCATCATCCGGCCGGAGGACATCACTTCCCAGAACACGATCAGCTACGAGAAGATCGCCGAAGCGCGCATCTCCTACGGCGGACGCGGTCACATCAGCGACGTGCAGCAGCCGCGCTGGGGCAGTCAGGTGCTGGACATCATCACGCCCTTCTGA
- the dksA gene encoding RNA polymerase-binding protein DksA, producing MSSSAPLLPPDYRPSEDEPFMNPIMREYFRQKLLKWRAELLRESNETLQSLQDGGIQEPDIADRASAETDRALELRTRDRERKLISKIDAALDRLEQGEYGYCDETGEPIGVRRLEARPIATLSLEAQERHERMERTHRDD from the coding sequence ATGTCGTCTTCTGCGCCGCTGTTGCCTCCCGATTACCGGCCGTCCGAGGACGAGCCGTTCATGAACCCGATCATGCGGGAATATTTCCGCCAGAAGCTGCTGAAGTGGCGGGCGGAACTGCTCAGGGAATCCAATGAAACCCTGCAGAGCCTGCAGGATGGTGGAATCCAGGAGCCGGATATCGCCGACCGTGCCTCGGCGGAAACCGACCGGGCGCTGGAACTGCGCACCCGCGATCGGGAACGCAAGCTGATCTCCAAGATCGATGCCGCGCTCGACCGGCTCGAGCAGGGAGAGTACGGCTATTGCGATGAGACGGGGGAGCCCATTGGCGTCCGCCGCCTCGAAGCCCGCCCCATCGCGACGCTGAGCCTGGAAGCCCAGGAGCGGCATGAGCGCATGGAGCGCACGCACCGGGACGACTGA
- a CDS encoding flagellar assembly protein FliX — MKIEGPGSLRPGQVRKAQKSGSGGDFRSHIEAEEDGGASRAGGAQSMFGVTPLFALQEVDDALQGRKKARARAEDILDRLDEIRLGLLSGTIPQERLVELVRIIQARREQVEDPRLQEILDEIDLRAQVEIAKLTR, encoded by the coding sequence ATGAAGATCGAGGGTCCCGGTTCACTCCGCCCCGGCCAGGTCCGCAAGGCCCAGAAAAGCGGCTCCGGTGGGGACTTCCGCAGCCATATCGAGGCTGAGGAGGACGGCGGCGCGTCGCGTGCCGGCGGGGCGCAGTCCATGTTCGGCGTCACCCCCCTCTTTGCCTTGCAGGAGGTGGACGATGCGCTACAGGGCCGGAAGAAGGCCCGTGCCCGGGCGGAAGACATTCTGGACCGGCTGGACGAGATCCGCCTGGGCCTGCTGAGCGGGACGATTCCGCAGGAGCGGCTGGTGGAACTGGTGCGCATCATCCAGGCCCGGCGGGAGCAGGTGGAGGATCCGCGACTCCAGGAGATCCTGGATGAGATCGACCTCCGCGCGCAGGTCGAAATAGCGAAACTGACCCGCTAG
- a CDS encoding flagellar basal body P-ring protein FlgI — translation MLRQSIRSALSSLPRLLRSAAVAGGLALALLQPGVADAQSRIKDIADVEGVRDNMLVGYGLVVGLNGTGDTINNSPFTEQSLIGMLERLGVNIRGETLRTRNVAAVMVTATLPPFTTQGTRIDISVATLGDAKNLQGGTLLVTPLLGADGEVYAVGQGAVAVSGFAAQGQAASITRGVPTSGRIAGGAIVEREIPFALTDLPYVRLALRNPDFTTAKRVSEAINGVFGTRTAQATDPASILIDVPAPRRGDVVGFIRDIEQLRVTPDQPARVVIDEASGVIVMGENVRISTVAIAQGNLTIRVVETPQVSQPGPFNEGGQTVVVPRTDIQVDDGKDNKLTIIPAGVSLQELVQNLNALGVGPRDMISILQSIKAAGALQAEIEVM, via the coding sequence ATGTTGCGCCAGTCGATCCGATCCGCCCTTTCCAGCCTGCCCCGCCTGCTGCGGTCCGCCGCGGTTGCCGGAGGCTTGGCACTGGCACTGTTGCAGCCCGGAGTCGCCGATGCCCAGTCCCGCATCAAGGACATCGCCGATGTGGAGGGGGTGCGCGACAACATGCTGGTGGGCTATGGCCTGGTGGTGGGCCTGAACGGGACCGGCGACACCATTAACAACTCCCCCTTCACCGAGCAGAGCCTGATCGGCATGCTGGAACGGCTGGGCGTGAACATCCGTGGCGAGACGCTACGGACCCGCAATGTCGCCGCCGTGATGGTAACGGCTACCCTCCCCCCCTTCACCACCCAGGGCACCCGCATCGACATCTCCGTCGCGACGCTTGGCGACGCCAAGAACCTGCAAGGCGGCACGCTGCTGGTGACGCCGCTGCTGGGCGCAGATGGCGAGGTCTATGCGGTTGGCCAGGGCGCGGTGGCCGTCTCCGGCTTCGCCGCCCAGGGTCAGGCCGCCAGCATCACCCGCGGCGTTCCCACCTCCGGCCGCATCGCCGGCGGCGCCATCGTGGAGCGGGAGATCCCCTTCGCCCTGACCGACCTGCCCTATGTCCGGCTGGCGTTGCGGAACCCTGATTTCACGACGGCGAAGCGCGTGTCCGAGGCGATCAACGGGGTGTTCGGCACCAGGACGGCCCAGGCCACAGACCCTGCCTCCATCCTGATCGACGTGCCCGCCCCCCGGCGAGGCGATGTGGTGGGCTTCATCCGGGACATCGAGCAACTGCGCGTCACCCCGGACCAGCCCGCCCGCGTCGTCATCGACGAGGCGTCCGGCGTGATCGTGATGGGTGAGAACGTCCGGATCAGCACCGTCGCCATCGCCCAGGGCAACCTGACCATCCGTGTCGTGGAGACGCCGCAGGTCAGCCAGCCGGGCCCCTTCAACGAGGGCGGGCAGACGGTGGTGGTCCCGCGCACCGATATCCAGGTGGATGACGGCAAGGACAACAAGTTGACCATCATCCCCGCCGGCGTCTCCCTTCAGGAGCTGGTGCAGAACCTGAACGCGCTGGGCGTCGGCCCCCGCGACATGATCTCCATCCTCCAATCCATCAAGGCGGCCGGCGCGCTCCAGGCCGAGATCGAGGTGATGTGA
- a CDS encoding rod-binding protein translates to MTDMALPPPGFDRVAIQQSRPAAALRLSRNASEAEIDKAAKEFEAVFVTQMLSSMWEGVGADENFGGGHAEETYRGLLMEQYGKEVSKAGGFGLADHVKRSLLEAQEMAAQGGR, encoded by the coding sequence ATGACGGACATGGCCCTGCCCCCGCCCGGCTTCGACCGCGTCGCCATTCAGCAGAGCCGGCCGGCCGCCGCCCTGCGGCTGAGCCGCAATGCGAGCGAAGCCGAGATCGACAAGGCTGCCAAGGAGTTCGAGGCGGTGTTCGTGACCCAGATGCTGAGCAGCATGTGGGAAGGCGTCGGCGCGGATGAGAATTTCGGCGGCGGCCATGCTGAGGAAACCTATCGCGGCCTGCTGATGGAGCAGTACGGCAAGGAGGTTTCCAAAGCCGGCGGCTTCGGGCTGGCCGATCATGTGAAGCGGTCCCTGCTGGAAGCCCAGGAAATGGCTGCCCAGGGAGGCCGCTGA
- a CDS encoding flagellar hook-length control protein FliK, translated as MPKVSADAGRAADSSSTAEAEADGMTLVAQVPVDAPVEASGAAPAPEPPMPAPSAPAASTVSEDIAAENIAAGGADGDAPSRDGASAPLASTSLPKAPADAVRVADVPDAAAASGSGPAEPSGLAPAQLMEQIGQAEQADAGRDWRARVQEDRPAGRNAPERPEPAVAAAASAPQRAAAAAFAEPSANPSPGTGQDLAAAIEPSKQTGEQGGSGYGQQDGAQAEADIQLHAPAAPELQKTGSSDFAQLVANARPVRPGHPAAAPQQIALHIQKAAAEGHDRLTVQLRPADLGRIDVQLDFGKDGTLRAMVTADNAGTLDMLQRDARGLERALQDAGLKTDANGLSFSLRDQGGQAQREHMQERGRNAGLRIANDGAVDAPATPAGAPALTIGPGRVDVRV; from the coding sequence GTGCCCAAGGTGTCGGCGGATGCCGGCCGGGCAGCAGATTCCTCCTCCACGGCCGAAGCTGAAGCCGATGGAATGACGCTGGTTGCCCAGGTGCCCGTGGATGCTCCCGTCGAGGCTTCGGGCGCTGCCCCTGCACCGGAGCCGCCTATGCCCGCGCCGTCAGCACCGGCGGCGAGCACTGTGTCGGAGGACATTGCGGCGGAGAACATTGCGGCGGGTGGGGCTGATGGAGATGCACCCTCCCGCGATGGCGCGTCCGCCCCACTGGCCTCCACGTCTCTGCCGAAAGCCCCGGCGGATGCCGTGAGGGTGGCGGATGTGCCGGACGCGGCCGCGGCAAGCGGGTCCGGTCCGGCCGAGCCATCGGGGTTGGCGCCGGCCCAACTGATGGAGCAGATAGGTCAGGCAGAACAGGCTGATGCCGGACGTGACTGGCGCGCCCGTGTGCAGGAGGATCGGCCCGCCGGACGGAATGCTCCGGAACGGCCGGAACCGGCAGTGGCTGCAGCAGCTTCCGCCCCGCAACGCGCAGCCGCGGCAGCTTTTGCCGAGCCATCGGCAAATCCCTCCCCCGGTACCGGCCAGGACCTTGCGGCTGCCATCGAGCCGTCGAAGCAGACAGGCGAACAGGGCGGTTCCGGATACGGGCAGCAGGATGGCGCACAGGCGGAAGCTGATATCCAGCTTCATGCCCCGGCCGCTCCCGAACTTCAGAAGACGGGCAGCTCCGATTTCGCACAGCTCGTCGCGAATGCCCGGCCTGTCCGCCCCGGTCATCCTGCCGCCGCCCCGCAACAGATCGCGCTGCATATCCAGAAGGCGGCTGCGGAGGGGCATGATCGCCTGACCGTGCAACTCCGGCCGGCGGATCTGGGACGTATCGACGTGCAACTTGATTTCGGCAAGGACGGAACGCTGCGGGCCATGGTGACCGCCGATAACGCGGGCACTCTGGACATGCTGCAACGTGACGCCCGCGGGTTGGAACGGGCCTTGCAGGATGCCGGTCTGAAAACCGATGCCAACGGGCTCAGCTTTTCCCTGCGCGACCAGGGAGGACAGGCCCAGCGGGAACATATGCAGGAACGCGGCCGCAATGCCGGACTGCGGATCGCGAATGATGGAGCGGTCGACGCACCCGCCACCCCGGCCGGTGCGCCGGCCCTGACGATCGGCCCCGGCCGCGTCGATGTGCGTGTCTGA
- a CDS encoding flagellar hook assembly protein FlgD, with protein sequence MATEITSTGVGQTATTAQPNALKTLSDNYQTFLKLLTEQLKNQDPMQPQDASEFTNQLVQFSQVEQQIASNDKLDALIGTMNQNRPVQALSYMGKVIEMQGNGIALQEGKANLTVTLPSPAASATVEFYDNTGLLVHSMSMPKTAGYHDLSWDGKSASGKQLQDGFYQVAVKAKGSDGEDIATLVQSTGVVTGVDMSDGNTYLVVGVMAVKPENVLSIRNKTGA encoded by the coding sequence ATGGCTACCGAGATCACCAGCACCGGCGTCGGGCAGACGGCCACAACGGCGCAGCCCAATGCGCTGAAGACCCTTTCCGACAATTACCAGACGTTCCTGAAGCTGCTGACGGAGCAGCTCAAGAACCAGGACCCGATGCAGCCGCAGGACGCCTCGGAATTCACCAACCAGCTCGTCCAGTTCTCCCAGGTGGAGCAGCAGATCGCCTCCAATGACAAGTTGGACGCGCTGATCGGCACGATGAACCAGAACCGGCCCGTCCAGGCTCTCAGCTATATGGGCAAGGTCATTGAAATGCAGGGGAACGGCATCGCGCTGCAGGAGGGCAAGGCGAACCTCACGGTCACGCTGCCATCACCGGCCGCCAGCGCCACGGTCGAATTCTACGACAACACCGGCCTGCTGGTTCACAGCATGTCCATGCCCAAGACCGCCGGCTATCATGACCTGAGCTGGGACGGGAAGAGTGCTTCCGGCAAGCAGTTGCAGGACGGATTCTATCAGGTCGCCGTGAAGGCCAAGGGCTCCGACGGCGAGGACATCGCAACCCTGGTCCAGTCCACAGGGGTGGTTACCGGCGTGGACATGTCGGACGGCAATACGTACCTGGTGGTCGGCGTGATGGCCGTGAAGCCCGAGAACGTACTCTCCATCCGGAACAAGACCGGCGCTTGA
- the sciP gene encoding CtrA inhibitor SciP produces the protein MTSEYTGCVSVPAIAENAITLDDLPPPDTKRWVTRRKAQVVAGVRSGIITLEEACSRYNLSVEEFLTWQRLIDKHGPRGLRTTRIQQYRRDGQSAA, from the coding sequence ATGACCTCTGAATACACCGGCTGCGTGTCCGTCCCGGCGATTGCCGAGAACGCGATAACCCTTGACGATCTGCCCCCGCCCGACACCAAACGCTGGGTCACCCGACGCAAGGCGCAAGTCGTTGCCGGCGTGCGCAGCGGCATCATCACCTTGGAGGAAGCGTGCAGCCGCTATAATCTCAGCGTCGAGGAATTTCTTACCTGGCAGAGGCTGATCGATAAGCACGGCCCTCGGGGCCTGCGCACCACCCGCATCCAGCAATATCGCCGCGACGGCCAGTCCGCGGCCTGA
- the der gene encoding ribosome biogenesis GTPase Der has product MAQAARRLTVAIIGRPNVGKSTLFNRLVGKKLAIVDDTPGVTRDWRASDARVGGLDLVVVDTAGLEEVFDQSLEARMRRQTEQALQRADVGLFLIDARAGVTPLDRHFAGWLRRSGTPVILVANKCEGQAGQPGLLEAFELGLGEPVPLSAEHGEGLADLVQALLPFAPEEESPSEAADAQDAADAVPVPAAAAPDSPEEAARLAEAGQAVEGESRQGEQEEPAPKVLQLAIVGRPNVGKSTLLNSLVGEERVLTGPEAGMTRDAIAVEWIWRDQPLKLVDTAGLRRKARVETKLEKLAVADTLRVIRLAHVVVLVLDANAILDKQDLTIARMVIEEGRALIIAINKWDAVENRQEALQQLRDRLQTSMPQVKGIPTVTISALRGQKLDSLLDSVLDVYALWNRRISTAQLNRWLHGMLEQHPPPLVEGRRLKIRYMTQVKSRPPTFALFVNKPVDLPEHYMRYLVNGMRETFDLPGVPIRFLVRKGSTNPYAGS; this is encoded by the coding sequence ATGGCGCAGGCCGCCCGGCGGCTGACGGTCGCCATCATCGGTCGCCCCAATGTGGGCAAGTCCACGCTGTTCAACCGGCTGGTGGGCAAGAAGCTCGCCATCGTCGACGACACGCCGGGCGTCACCCGCGACTGGCGCGCGTCGGATGCCCGCGTCGGCGGGCTGGATCTGGTTGTGGTCGACACGGCCGGGCTGGAGGAAGTGTTTGACCAGAGCCTGGAGGCGCGCATGCGCCGCCAGACCGAACAGGCGCTTCAGCGCGCGGATGTAGGGCTTTTCCTGATCGACGCACGCGCCGGCGTGACGCCGCTGGACCGGCATTTCGCCGGCTGGCTGCGTCGGTCCGGCACGCCGGTCATCCTGGTCGCCAACAAGTGTGAAGGGCAGGCGGGCCAGCCCGGTCTGCTCGAAGCCTTCGAGCTTGGCCTGGGCGAGCCGGTGCCGCTCTCGGCGGAGCATGGAGAGGGGCTGGCCGATCTGGTCCAGGCGCTGCTGCCCTTTGCCCCGGAGGAGGAATCCCCGTCCGAAGCGGCGGACGCGCAGGATGCGGCGGACGCCGTGCCGGTTCCCGCCGCCGCGGCGCCGGACAGCCCGGAGGAAGCCGCGCGCCTTGCCGAAGCCGGTCAGGCCGTGGAAGGCGAATCGCGGCAGGGCGAGCAGGAGGAGCCGGCGCCGAAGGTGCTTCAGCTCGCCATCGTCGGGCGTCCCAATGTCGGCAAATCCACGCTGCTGAACAGCCTGGTCGGGGAAGAGCGGGTTCTGACCGGGCCCGAGGCCGGCATGACCCGCGATGCCATCGCGGTGGAGTGGATTTGGCGCGACCAGCCGCTGAAGCTGGTTGATACCGCCGGGCTGCGCCGGAAGGCGCGGGTGGAAACCAAGCTGGAGAAGCTGGCGGTCGCCGATACGCTTCGCGTGATCCGGTTGGCGCATGTCGTCGTCCTGGTGCTGGACGCCAACGCGATCCTGGACAAGCAGGATCTGACCATCGCGCGCATGGTGATCGAGGAAGGGCGCGCCCTGATCATCGCGATCAACAAATGGGATGCGGTGGAGAACCGGCAGGAGGCGTTGCAGCAGCTCCGCGACCGGCTCCAGACCTCGATGCCCCAGGTGAAGGGCATTCCCACGGTCACCATCTCGGCCCTGCGCGGGCAGAAGCTGGACTCGCTTCTGGACAGCGTGCTGGACGTGTACGCGCTCTGGAACCGGCGTATTTCGACTGCGCAGTTGAACCGCTGGCTGCACGGCATGCTGGAACAGCATCCGCCGCCGCTGGTGGAGGGGCGCCGCCTGAAAATTCGCTACATGACCCAGGTGAAGAGCCGGCCGCCGACCTTCGCCCTGTTCGTCAACAAGCCGGTCGACCTGCCGGAACATTATATGCGTTACCTGGTCAACGGCATGCGGGAGACTTTCGATCTGCCCGGCGTGCCGATCCGGTTCCTGGTCCGGAAGGGCAGCACGAATCCCTACGCTGGAAGTTAA
- a CDS encoding outer membrane protein assembly factor BamB family protein, translating to MTREISVAHRPTMRVSPSRRKAVAAGLAACLLLSGCDTIGGWFDSEDEGPRLGGNRISVLQLEQSLEPDPTLQQAEIALPEAQANAAWTQPGGDIRHAPGHLALGRDLREVWRVAIEGGTRSRPLLSGPVVANGRVYVLDTEFDLHAIDAATGATVWTANVVRPDQEGEAFGGGVSVGDDGRLFVTTGYGEAVAIDPANGSEIWRQRIAGPIRSAPTVAQGRVFVVATDNQTITLAAENRVLQWTHTGILETAALLGGSSAAVENDIVIVPYSSGELYALRVENGVQAWSDNLATVRRGSAAGALADIRGLPVIDRGLVFAVSHSGRMAAINLRTGQRAWEQDIGGINTPYVAGDWIFVLSNEAQLVALARDTGRIRWISQLQQFEDEEDREDPLVWAGPILAGGRLILVNSEAELVEVSPRTGEVVNKIDLPDATLLPPVVADNTLYVLTDDGDLVAYR from the coding sequence ATGACCCGAGAGATTTCCGTGGCCCATCGCCCCACCATGCGCGTCTCGCCGTCCCGCCGCAAAGCCGTCGCGGCGGGGCTGGCGGCCTGCCTGCTGCTGTCCGGATGCGACACCATCGGCGGATGGTTCGATAGCGAGGACGAGGGCCCCCGCCTGGGCGGCAACCGCATTTCCGTTCTTCAGCTCGAGCAGTCCCTGGAGCCCGACCCGACCCTGCAGCAGGCGGAGATCGCCCTGCCGGAGGCGCAGGCGAACGCCGCCTGGACGCAGCCCGGCGGCGACATCCGCCACGCGCCCGGCCATCTGGCGTTGGGCCGCGACCTGCGGGAGGTCTGGCGTGTCGCGATCGAGGGCGGCACGCGCTCCCGCCCGCTGCTGAGCGGTCCGGTGGTCGCCAATGGTCGCGTCTATGTCCTGGACACCGAGTTCGACCTTCACGCCATCGACGCCGCGACCGGCGCCACGGTGTGGACGGCGAATGTCGTCCGGCCGGACCAGGAGGGCGAGGCCTTCGGCGGCGGCGTCTCCGTCGGCGATGACGGGCGCCTGTTCGTGACCACGGGTTACGGTGAGGCTGTCGCCATCGACCCGGCCAACGGTTCGGAAATCTGGCGGCAGCGCATCGCCGGCCCGATCCGCTCCGCCCCGACGGTTGCCCAGGGCCGCGTCTTCGTTGTCGCCACGGACAACCAGACCATCACGCTCGCGGCGGAGAACCGCGTCCTCCAGTGGACCCATACCGGTATTCTGGAGACGGCGGCGCTCCTCGGCGGCTCATCCGCGGCGGTGGAGAACGACATCGTAATCGTTCCCTACTCGTCGGGTGAGCTTTACGCGCTCCGCGTCGAGAATGGCGTGCAGGCCTGGTCCGACAATCTCGCCACGGTGCGGCGCGGCAGCGCTGCCGGAGCCCTGGCCGACATCCGTGGTCTTCCCGTCATCGACCGTGGTCTCGTCTTCGCGGTCAGTCACAGCGGGCGCATGGCGGCGATCAATCTGCGCACCGGTCAGCGCGCCTGGGAACAGGATATCGGCGGCATCAACACGCCCTATGTGGCCGGCGACTGGATCTTCGTGCTGAGCAACGAGGCGCAGCTTGTGGCGCTGGCGCGCGACACCGGCCGCATCCGTTGGATCAGCCAGCTCCAGCAGTTCGAGGACGAGGAGGATCGCGAGGACCCGCTGGTCTGGGCAGGCCCGATTCTGGCCGGAGGCCGTCTCATCCTGGTGAACAGCGAGGCCGAACTGGTCGAGGTGTCGCCGCGGACCGGAGAGGTGGTCAACAAGATCGACCTGCCCGACGCGACATTGTTGCCGCCGGTCGTTGCCGACAACACGCTTTATGTGTTGACGGACGATGGCGACCTCGTCGCCTATCGCTGA
- a CDS encoding tetratricopeptide repeat protein has protein sequence MSDIFREVDEDLRRDQAQKIWKRFGPALIAAALIVVAATASYTLWQRARLADQRERTAVLTRAIEAAVPEGAAAPSAEAADELAAAAAQLDGGHATLARLYQAAALANGGQREQAVAVYDEISGSAEDPLLRDLASLHAVLHQIDSGDPAQLQSRLAPLASPTSPWRWSARELTGLLAIRTGDTARAGSIFRELAADAEAPAGIRTRATELAALYPESK, from the coding sequence ATGTCCGATATCTTCCGGGAAGTCGATGAGGATCTTCGCCGCGACCAGGCGCAGAAGATCTGGAAGCGATTCGGTCCGGCCCTCATCGCCGCAGCTCTCATCGTCGTTGCCGCCACGGCTAGCTATACGCTGTGGCAGCGGGCCCGGCTCGCCGACCAGCGGGAGCGGACGGCGGTTCTGACCCGGGCGATCGAGGCAGCGGTGCCAGAAGGCGCGGCGGCCCCGTCCGCCGAGGCAGCGGACGAGCTGGCGGCAGCGGCAGCACAGCTCGACGGCGGCCACGCCACGCTCGCGCGCCTTTATCAGGCGGCGGCGCTCGCCAATGGCGGCCAAAGGGAGCAGGCGGTCGCCGTCTATGACGAGATTTCCGGCTCCGCGGAAGATCCGCTGCTGCGAGATCTCGCCTCGCTGCATGCGGTGCTGCATCAGATCGACAGCGGAGACCCGGCCCAGCTCCAGAGCCGCCTCGCGCCTCTTGCTTCGCCGACGAGCCCTTGGCGCTGGTCCGCGCGTGAGTTGACCGGTCTGCTGGCGATCCGTACCGGCGATACAGCCCGCGCGGGATCGATCTTCCGGGAGCTTGCCGCCGACGCCGAGGCGCCGGCCGGCATCCGCACCCGCGCCACAGAGCTTGCCGCCCTTTACCCCGAGTCCAAATGA
- a CDS encoding thioredoxin family protein has protein sequence MAAETPICDFGWKAVDFQLRGIDGRTYGLPDVRGPNGLLVMFICNHCPYVQAVVDRLVATVDELRQHGIGSIAIMSNDTEAYPEDSFDHMVEFAAAHRFGFPYVIDETQAVARAYDAVCTPDFFGFNADLELQYRGRLDASRKQAVDGAEPELLNAMIQVARTGQGPHDQIPSMGCSIKWRDPV, from the coding sequence ATGGCGGCGGAAACGCCTATTTGCGATTTCGGCTGGAAGGCCGTCGACTTCCAGCTTCGCGGCATTGACGGCAGGACCTATGGCCTGCCGGACGTGCGTGGGCCGAACGGTCTGCTGGTGATGTTCATCTGCAACCATTGTCCCTACGTGCAGGCCGTCGTCGACCGGCTGGTGGCCACCGTGGACGAATTGCGGCAGCACGGGATCGGCAGCATCGCCATCATGTCCAACGATACCGAGGCCTACCCGGAGGACTCCTTCGACCACATGGTGGAATTCGCGGCGGCACACCGGTTCGGCTTCCCCTATGTGATCGATGAAACCCAAGCCGTCGCCCGGGCCTACGATGCGGTCTGTACGCCGGACTTCTTCGGCTTCAACGCCGATCTCGAGTTGCAGTACCGGGGACGCCTCGACGCCTCGCGCAAGCAGGCCGTGGATGGGGCGGAGCCGGAACTTCTGAACGCCATGATCCAGGTTGCGCGCACCGGGCAGGGGCCGCATGACCAGATCCCCAGCATGGGCTGCTCGATCAAGTGGCGCGATCCGGTCTGA
- a CDS encoding response regulator transcription factor: MRLLIADTDSAFRVRLRPALRRVQGFRNLEEFDDFESLQSAASGSEPAVLLVSDALAGLPSGCISQLVQADPERPVIVLGADDAERLRAMFREGARGYVRRAHAAEELPQAIPVVLEGGIYIPPILGMRPSNEPLMTQAGPVPAGFFREDGAQQLTPRQREVLSMIRSDWGNSDIADALGVTVGTVKIHITAIFKALGVRNRTQAKIAAEWLNVPMLKKPSGDS, translated from the coding sequence ATGCGCCTGCTGATTGCCGACACCGACAGCGCCTTCCGTGTACGCCTGCGGCCCGCCCTCCGGCGGGTCCAGGGATTCCGCAATCTCGAGGAGTTCGACGATTTCGAAAGCCTGCAGTCTGCCGCGTCCGGGTCGGAGCCGGCGGTGCTGCTGGTTTCCGATGCGTTGGCCGGCCTGCCTTCGGGCTGCATCTCCCAACTGGTCCAGGCCGATCCGGAGCGGCCGGTGATCGTCCTCGGCGCTGACGATGCGGAGCGGCTCCGCGCCATGTTCCGCGAAGGCGCGCGGGGCTATGTCCGGCGCGCCCACGCGGCTGAGGAGCTGCCGCAGGCCATCCCTGTGGTGCTGGAGGGGGGGATCTACATTCCTCCGATCCTGGGCATGCGGCCCAGCAACGAGCCGCTGATGACCCAGGCCGGTCCGGTGCCTGCCGGGTTCTTCCGCGAGGACGGGGCGCAGCAACTGACTCCGCGTCAGCGTGAGGTGCTGTCGATGATTCGCTCCGATTGGGGCAATTCCGACATCGCCGATGCGCTCGGCGTGACCGTCGGGACCGTGAAGATCCACATCACGGCCATCTTCAAGGCGCTCGGCGTGCGAAACCGCACCCAGGCCAAGATCGCGGCGGAGTGGCTGAATGTCCCGATGCTGAAGAAGCCGTCGGGTGACAGCTGA